A single window of Vanessa atalanta chromosome 27, ilVanAtal1.2, whole genome shotgun sequence DNA harbors:
- the LOC125074199 gene encoding protein FAM214A isoform X1 produces MFCLFGQRECDNPFQSKTKTDDDHMHSNEPPPATGTGLLLQLGRLVVRARSSSPAPRRHHINPSTSQQVITQPKPETDEPKPAVEAQLNSHVHALWNDQIPICIEVLLAPDCQECYASLSRVEEEGMYDKLHTQQKALLLERWTIRTITSKSHETPSAITPHWLLNAVRSQLHFSQLSAWKAIIKKTDDKPAERRRKLSRETCNFKKIEANCDETDLEERKLNVVYSIKIPGESYKIADFPRPPNGHKFPVTDIGNNIYLKVVLESLPRLDDIPVVKCTCQKRRAREEVPNVHDELVGKLNDLTLGPRNTKYPSDANIGSNGRRISIIPNQGIEYMYSCLDKDKKIVDDRMLTPCSESGKHKCSCDDESDDKTHKTNSLNAQETKKLDERRLKEIAKYKRRLRKESKLKKLCDSTSSEGDGLKAKETHTSIPILQAARFDRFRAIGCFRNQTYLTLPASRIESRSPFVETMSIPPTEFRRTNTVATQTEDMSCQCGNSLQMKCVGCLDRGMVRSQGNYNLASIESGARRKREEDEKAFKKHKCDNISSNSQCDISLDNSSDKCDGIIKRPKLRRYFPIVDRIEKVISDRFAQNNDIQELNLRDDDTVFSIPKPEPKRQKTFSISDDYVLYEKCDYGTFDKCEVESPREEIEQNGFKFPDPKKGGPDNQVPSPTEMDRFRWRFDSAASMVFHNKTGLPLTSSPAPLRRGNNCFDFDDSINGVSGIKSALFHPISPPPPAPASPASPARGPPPRRAAPPRLRLGPSTGLLGSFEESALKGRLEPVATVQGFAAELGASGAFCPPHRRLPVTVFFYAPGGTNAPYMGHINLGPGGYRVARSGTVQVSLFNPHGTLVKMFVVLYDLTSMPPLARTFLRQRTLYMPAGADPPAPHHMHKWLRYLIHLRFMTSKSGKLYLHTDIRILVSRKADLDTATAHSALFRPLPTNQNKDDEVASSSTNKSTERDGRNASDNQKPGLLTNRTPNRVFGGCSDFDTEIKNEMREFGYENQNGVSYELRSFTYAPENPKYSPR; encoded by the exons GTGATTACCCAACCGAAGCCGGAGACGGACGAGCCCAAACCAGCAGTCGAAGCTCAACTCAACAGCCACGTCCACGCTCTATGGAATGACCAGATACCCATCTGTATTGAG GTCCTGCTGGCTCCGGATTGTCAAGAGTGCTACGCCTCCCTCAGCCGAGTGGAAGAGGAGGGCATGTATGACAAACTTCACACACAGCAGAAGGCATTGCTGCTCGAACGATGGACTATAAGGACTATTACTAGCAA AAGCCATGAGACACCGTCGGCTATTACCCCCCACTGGTTACTAAACGCGGTTCGCTCCCAGCTCCACTTCTCCCAACTGTCAGCTTGGAAAGCCATCATCAAGAAGACCGATGACAAACCTGCTGAGAGAAG gaGAAAGCTGAGCCGTGAAACgtgcaattttaaaaaaatagaagcaAACTGTGACGAAACAGATCTCGAAGAACGCAAGTTAAACGTCGTCTACTCCATAAAAATACCGGGGGAGAGCTACAAAATAGCCGACTTCCCGAGACCACCCAATGGCCACAAGTTTCCGGTAACGGATATCGGGAACAATATCTATCTGAAAGTGGTCTTGGAAAGTCTGCCTCGCTTAGACGATATACCAGTAGTTAAATGTACCTGCCAGAAGAGGAGAGCCAGAGAAGAAGTGCCTAATGTGCACGACGAGCTCGTGGGCAAACTGAATGATCTCACATTGGGCCCAAGGAACACCAAGTACCCGTCCGACGCCAACATCGGATCGAATGGTCGACGTATATCTATCATCCCCAACCAAGGCATCGAATACATGTACTCCTGTCTCGACAAAGACAAGAAGATTGTCGATGACAGGATGTTGACGCCGTGCAGCGAAAGCGGGAAGCACAAATGCAGTTGTGACGACGAATCCGACGACAAAACCCACAAAACCAACTCCTTAAACGCCCAAGAAACCAAGAAGCTAGACGAACGGAGACTGAAAGAGATAGCTAAATACAAACGCCGTTTGAGAAAAGAGAGTAAACTAAAAAAGTTATGCGATAGTACGTCGTCGGAAGGTGACGGGCTAAAGGCTAAGGAAACACATACGTCCATACCGATATTACAAGCTGCTAGATTCGATAGATTCCGAGCGATTGGCTGTTTCAGAAATCAGACTTATTTAACGCTACCCGCCAGTCGCATCGAGAGTAGATCGCCGTTCGTTGAAACCATGAGCATACCACCGACCGAGTTCAGGAGGACCAATACAGTGGCAACCCAGACGGAGGACATGTCGTGTCAGTGTGGCAACTCGCTCCAGATGAAGTGTGTCGGGTGTTTGGACAGGGGAATGGTCAGGTCGCAGGGAAATTACAATTTGGCGTCTATAGAGAGCGGGGCGAGGCGGAAACGCGAAGAGGACGAGAAAGCGTTTAAGAAGCATAAATGTGATAATATTAGCAGTAATTCACAGTGTGATATAAGTTTAGATAATTCTAGTGATAAGTGTGACGGCATTATAAAGAGGCCAAAGTTGAGACGTTACTTCCCGATAGTGGACCGTATCGAGAAGGTTATAAGTGACAGATTCGCGCAAAACAACGATATACAGGAGTTAAATTTGAGGGACGATGACACGGTTTTCTCTATACCGAAACCGGAACCGAAACGGCAGAAGACGTTCTCGATAAGCGACGATTACGTCCTTTACGAGAAATGTGACTACGGTACCTTTGACAAATGTGAAGTCGAATCCCCTAGGGAGGAAATTGAACAGAATGGCTTTAAGTTTCCCGATCCTAAAAAGGGTGGGCCCGATAATCAAGTGCCTTCGCCCACGGAAATGGATCGATTTCGATGGAGGTTTGATTCTGCAGCATCTATGGTGTTTCACAATAAGACGGGACTCCCTCTAACGTCGAGTCCCGCCCCGTTGAGAAGAGGAaacaattgttttgattttgatgattcGATTAATGGCGTGTCTGGTATTAAGAG TGCGCTGTTCCACCCGATCTCGCCGCCTCCCCCCGCGCCCGCGTCGCCCGCGTCCCCCGCGCGCGGGCCTCCCccccgccgcgccgcgccccCCCGCCTGCGCCTGGGCCCGAGCACGGGGCTGCTGGGCAGCTTCGAGGAGTCGGCGCTGAAGGGGCGGCTGGAGCCCGTGGCCACGGTGCAGGGCTTCGCGGCGGAGCTGGGCGCTTCGGGCGCCTTCTGCCCGCCGCACCGCCGCCTGCCCGTCACCGTGTTCTTCTACGCGCCCGGCGGGACCAACGCGCCCTACATG GGCCACATCAACCTGGGTCCGGGAGGCTACCGCGTGGCGCGCTCGGGCACCGTGCAGGTGTCGCTGTTCAATCCGCACGGCACGCTGGTGAAGATGTTCGTGGTGCTGTACGACCTCACCAGCATGCCCCCCCTGGCGCGCACGTTCCTGCGCCAGCGCACCCTGTACATGCCGGCCGGCGCCGACCCCCCCGCGCCCCACCACATGCACAAGTGGCTCCGGTACCTGATTCATTTGAG aTTTATGACTTCAAAATCTGGAAAACTGTACCTGCACACCGATATCAGGATACTGGTATCCCGTAAAGCCGACTTAGATACGGCTACCGCACATTCCGCACTATTCCGCCCTCTGCCGACCAATCAGAACAAGGACGACGAGGTCGCGTCATCGTCGACCAATAAGAGCACAGAGCGCGACGGCCGAAACGCTTCGGACAATCAGAAACCGGGACTATTGACCAATCGCACGCCGAACAGAGTTTTTGGCGGTTGCAGCGATTTCGATACAGAGATAAAGAATGAAATGCGCGAATTCGGTTACGAGAATCAAAATGGCGTCTCGTACGAATTGAGAAGTTTCACATACGCCCCAGAGAACCCTAAATATTCGCCGCGATAA
- the LOC125074199 gene encoding protein FAM214A isoform X2 yields MHSNEPPPATGTGLLLQLGRLVVRARSSSPAPRRHHINPSTSQQVITQPKPETDEPKPAVEAQLNSHVHALWNDQIPICIEVLLAPDCQECYASLSRVEEEGMYDKLHTQQKALLLERWTIRTITSKSHETPSAITPHWLLNAVRSQLHFSQLSAWKAIIKKTDDKPAERRRKLSRETCNFKKIEANCDETDLEERKLNVVYSIKIPGESYKIADFPRPPNGHKFPVTDIGNNIYLKVVLESLPRLDDIPVVKCTCQKRRAREEVPNVHDELVGKLNDLTLGPRNTKYPSDANIGSNGRRISIIPNQGIEYMYSCLDKDKKIVDDRMLTPCSESGKHKCSCDDESDDKTHKTNSLNAQETKKLDERRLKEIAKYKRRLRKESKLKKLCDSTSSEGDGLKAKETHTSIPILQAARFDRFRAIGCFRNQTYLTLPASRIESRSPFVETMSIPPTEFRRTNTVATQTEDMSCQCGNSLQMKCVGCLDRGMVRSQGNYNLASIESGARRKREEDEKAFKKHKCDNISSNSQCDISLDNSSDKCDGIIKRPKLRRYFPIVDRIEKVISDRFAQNNDIQELNLRDDDTVFSIPKPEPKRQKTFSISDDYVLYEKCDYGTFDKCEVESPREEIEQNGFKFPDPKKGGPDNQVPSPTEMDRFRWRFDSAASMVFHNKTGLPLTSSPAPLRRGNNCFDFDDSINGVSGIKSALFHPISPPPPAPASPASPARGPPPRRAAPPRLRLGPSTGLLGSFEESALKGRLEPVATVQGFAAELGASGAFCPPHRRLPVTVFFYAPGGTNAPYMGHINLGPGGYRVARSGTVQVSLFNPHGTLVKMFVVLYDLTSMPPLARTFLRQRTLYMPAGADPPAPHHMHKWLRYLIHLRFMTSKSGKLYLHTDIRILVSRKADLDTATAHSALFRPLPTNQNKDDEVASSSTNKSTERDGRNASDNQKPGLLTNRTPNRVFGGCSDFDTEIKNEMREFGYENQNGVSYELRSFTYAPENPKYSPR; encoded by the exons GTGATTACCCAACCGAAGCCGGAGACGGACGAGCCCAAACCAGCAGTCGAAGCTCAACTCAACAGCCACGTCCACGCTCTATGGAATGACCAGATACCCATCTGTATTGAG GTCCTGCTGGCTCCGGATTGTCAAGAGTGCTACGCCTCCCTCAGCCGAGTGGAAGAGGAGGGCATGTATGACAAACTTCACACACAGCAGAAGGCATTGCTGCTCGAACGATGGACTATAAGGACTATTACTAGCAA AAGCCATGAGACACCGTCGGCTATTACCCCCCACTGGTTACTAAACGCGGTTCGCTCCCAGCTCCACTTCTCCCAACTGTCAGCTTGGAAAGCCATCATCAAGAAGACCGATGACAAACCTGCTGAGAGAAG gaGAAAGCTGAGCCGTGAAACgtgcaattttaaaaaaatagaagcaAACTGTGACGAAACAGATCTCGAAGAACGCAAGTTAAACGTCGTCTACTCCATAAAAATACCGGGGGAGAGCTACAAAATAGCCGACTTCCCGAGACCACCCAATGGCCACAAGTTTCCGGTAACGGATATCGGGAACAATATCTATCTGAAAGTGGTCTTGGAAAGTCTGCCTCGCTTAGACGATATACCAGTAGTTAAATGTACCTGCCAGAAGAGGAGAGCCAGAGAAGAAGTGCCTAATGTGCACGACGAGCTCGTGGGCAAACTGAATGATCTCACATTGGGCCCAAGGAACACCAAGTACCCGTCCGACGCCAACATCGGATCGAATGGTCGACGTATATCTATCATCCCCAACCAAGGCATCGAATACATGTACTCCTGTCTCGACAAAGACAAGAAGATTGTCGATGACAGGATGTTGACGCCGTGCAGCGAAAGCGGGAAGCACAAATGCAGTTGTGACGACGAATCCGACGACAAAACCCACAAAACCAACTCCTTAAACGCCCAAGAAACCAAGAAGCTAGACGAACGGAGACTGAAAGAGATAGCTAAATACAAACGCCGTTTGAGAAAAGAGAGTAAACTAAAAAAGTTATGCGATAGTACGTCGTCGGAAGGTGACGGGCTAAAGGCTAAGGAAACACATACGTCCATACCGATATTACAAGCTGCTAGATTCGATAGATTCCGAGCGATTGGCTGTTTCAGAAATCAGACTTATTTAACGCTACCCGCCAGTCGCATCGAGAGTAGATCGCCGTTCGTTGAAACCATGAGCATACCACCGACCGAGTTCAGGAGGACCAATACAGTGGCAACCCAGACGGAGGACATGTCGTGTCAGTGTGGCAACTCGCTCCAGATGAAGTGTGTCGGGTGTTTGGACAGGGGAATGGTCAGGTCGCAGGGAAATTACAATTTGGCGTCTATAGAGAGCGGGGCGAGGCGGAAACGCGAAGAGGACGAGAAAGCGTTTAAGAAGCATAAATGTGATAATATTAGCAGTAATTCACAGTGTGATATAAGTTTAGATAATTCTAGTGATAAGTGTGACGGCATTATAAAGAGGCCAAAGTTGAGACGTTACTTCCCGATAGTGGACCGTATCGAGAAGGTTATAAGTGACAGATTCGCGCAAAACAACGATATACAGGAGTTAAATTTGAGGGACGATGACACGGTTTTCTCTATACCGAAACCGGAACCGAAACGGCAGAAGACGTTCTCGATAAGCGACGATTACGTCCTTTACGAGAAATGTGACTACGGTACCTTTGACAAATGTGAAGTCGAATCCCCTAGGGAGGAAATTGAACAGAATGGCTTTAAGTTTCCCGATCCTAAAAAGGGTGGGCCCGATAATCAAGTGCCTTCGCCCACGGAAATGGATCGATTTCGATGGAGGTTTGATTCTGCAGCATCTATGGTGTTTCACAATAAGACGGGACTCCCTCTAACGTCGAGTCCCGCCCCGTTGAGAAGAGGAaacaattgttttgattttgatgattcGATTAATGGCGTGTCTGGTATTAAGAG TGCGCTGTTCCACCCGATCTCGCCGCCTCCCCCCGCGCCCGCGTCGCCCGCGTCCCCCGCGCGCGGGCCTCCCccccgccgcgccgcgccccCCCGCCTGCGCCTGGGCCCGAGCACGGGGCTGCTGGGCAGCTTCGAGGAGTCGGCGCTGAAGGGGCGGCTGGAGCCCGTGGCCACGGTGCAGGGCTTCGCGGCGGAGCTGGGCGCTTCGGGCGCCTTCTGCCCGCCGCACCGCCGCCTGCCCGTCACCGTGTTCTTCTACGCGCCCGGCGGGACCAACGCGCCCTACATG GGCCACATCAACCTGGGTCCGGGAGGCTACCGCGTGGCGCGCTCGGGCACCGTGCAGGTGTCGCTGTTCAATCCGCACGGCACGCTGGTGAAGATGTTCGTGGTGCTGTACGACCTCACCAGCATGCCCCCCCTGGCGCGCACGTTCCTGCGCCAGCGCACCCTGTACATGCCGGCCGGCGCCGACCCCCCCGCGCCCCACCACATGCACAAGTGGCTCCGGTACCTGATTCATTTGAG aTTTATGACTTCAAAATCTGGAAAACTGTACCTGCACACCGATATCAGGATACTGGTATCCCGTAAAGCCGACTTAGATACGGCTACCGCACATTCCGCACTATTCCGCCCTCTGCCGACCAATCAGAACAAGGACGACGAGGTCGCGTCATCGTCGACCAATAAGAGCACAGAGCGCGACGGCCGAAACGCTTCGGACAATCAGAAACCGGGACTATTGACCAATCGCACGCCGAACAGAGTTTTTGGCGGTTGCAGCGATTTCGATACAGAGATAAAGAATGAAATGCGCGAATTCGGTTACGAGAATCAAAATGGCGTCTCGTACGAATTGAGAAGTTTCACATACGCCCCAGAGAACCCTAAATATTCGCCGCGATAA